From Pseudomonas sp. LS1212, the proteins below share one genomic window:
- a CDS encoding aminotransferase class V-fold PLP-dependent enzyme has product MFQPSPWRADFPAIAALQRQHQTYLDSAATTQKPQALLDALTHYYSHGAANVHRAQHLPGALATQAFENSRGKVAHWLNAASPSQIVFTHGATSALNLLANGLQAQFKTGDEIVISALEHHANLLPWQQLALRQGLKLVVLPLDPHGLIDLDAASQLIGPRTRLLAVSQLSNVLGAWQPLQPLIALAKAQGALTVVDGAQGVVHGRHDVQQLDCDFYVFSSHKLYGPDGLGVLYGRSEALALLAHWQFGGEMVQVADYQTATFRPAPLGFEAGTPPIASVIGLGATLDYLGSLDQVAIQAHEAALHGHLLRGLNDREGVRLLGRPELALASFTVEGVHNADLAHLLTEQGIAVRAGHHCAMPLMKSLGLAGAIRVSLGLYNDSDDLQHFFTALDQSLELLR; this is encoded by the coding sequence ATGTTCCAGCCTTCCCCCTGGCGTGCGGACTTTCCCGCGATCGCCGCCCTGCAACGACAGCACCAGACCTACCTGGACAGCGCTGCCACGACGCAGAAGCCTCAAGCGTTGCTTGATGCCTTGACCCACTATTACAGCCACGGCGCCGCCAATGTGCACCGTGCCCAACACTTGCCCGGCGCGCTGGCTACCCAGGCCTTCGAAAACAGCCGGGGTAAAGTCGCCCATTGGCTCAACGCAGCCAGCCCCAGCCAGATCGTCTTCACCCATGGTGCAACCTCCGCGCTGAACCTTCTGGCCAATGGCCTGCAAGCACAGTTCAAAACGGGCGATGAAATCGTCATCAGCGCCCTGGAACACCACGCCAACCTGCTGCCCTGGCAACAACTGGCCCTGCGCCAGGGCCTCAAGCTGGTGGTGCTGCCACTGGACCCGCATGGCCTGATCGATCTTGACGCCGCCAGCCAACTGATCGGCCCACGCACGCGCCTGCTGGCGGTGAGCCAGCTGTCCAACGTGCTGGGGGCCTGGCAACCGCTGCAGCCCTTGATCGCCCTGGCCAAGGCCCAGGGCGCCCTGACTGTGGTCGATGGCGCCCAGGGCGTGGTTCACGGGCGCCATGACGTCCAGCAACTGGATTGCGACTTCTATGTCTTCTCCAGCCACAAGCTCTACGGCCCGGACGGCCTCGGCGTTCTCTATGGCCGCAGCGAAGCCTTGGCCCTCCTTGCTCACTGGCAGTTCGGTGGCGAGATGGTCCAGGTGGCCGACTATCAGACGGCGACCTTCCGCCCGGCACCGCTGGGTTTCGAAGCCGGCACGCCACCGATCGCCAGTGTGATCGGGCTGGGCGCAACGCTGGACTACCTGGGCAGCCTGGATCAGGTAGCGATACAAGCCCACGAGGCGGCGCTGCATGGCCATCTGCTGCGCGGCTTGAATGATCGCGAAGGCGTGCGCCTGCTGGGCAGGCCCGAGCTGGCGCTGGCCAGTTTCACCGTTGAAGGCGTACATAACGCGGATCTGGCGCACTTGTTGACCGAGCAAGGCATCGCGGTCCGTGCCGGGCATCACTGTGCAATGCCGTTGATGAAAAGCCTCGGTCTGGCCGGCGCGATCCGTGTCTCCTTGGGGCTGTACAACGACAGCGACGACCTGCAGCACTTCTTCACCGCCCTAGACCAGTCGTTGGAGCTGCTGCGATGA
- a CDS encoding DUF1120 domain-containing protein produces the protein MKYHTGFKGGVLALLLAPMVQAQSTTELIVQGNITPASCTPALSGGGVVNFGRISVQDLSKTNRTRLKARPIGLTLTCEAATRYALRMKDNRDGTALVNAGIYYGLGLDKSGNKIGLYEVQFDPMRTQADGIAQIYNTDSTSGGQGWDTADLKVDRIGSNALLGFSDTLGSDAGPVPIRDLTATLMVEVVLAPTQELDTSDEIEFDGEGTLEVVYL, from the coding sequence ATGAAATATCACACTGGTTTCAAGGGAGGGGTGCTTGCCTTGTTGCTCGCACCCATGGTGCAGGCTCAATCCACTACGGAGCTGATCGTGCAGGGCAACATCACCCCTGCATCCTGTACGCCGGCACTCTCGGGTGGCGGGGTGGTCAACTTCGGCAGGATTTCCGTGCAAGACCTCAGCAAGACCAACCGTACCCGGCTCAAGGCGCGGCCCATAGGCCTGACGCTCACCTGTGAAGCGGCTACGCGCTATGCGCTGCGCATGAAGGACAATCGTGACGGCACGGCATTGGTCAACGCCGGTATCTACTATGGTCTGGGGCTCGACAAAAGCGGGAACAAGATCGGCCTGTATGAAGTGCAGTTCGATCCGATGCGCACGCAAGCCGACGGCATCGCGCAAATCTACAACACCGATTCGACCTCCGGTGGGCAAGGCTGGGACACTGCCGATCTCAAGGTCGATCGTATCGGTTCGAACGCGCTGCTGGGGTTTTCCGATACCCTGGGCAGTGATGCTGGCCCGGTGCCGATTCGCGATCTGACCGCGACATTGATGGTTGAAGTGGTGCTGGCACCTACCCAGGAACTGGATACCAGCGATGAAATCGAGTTCGACGGGGAGGGCACACTTGAGGTGGTGTATCTCTAA
- the tcdA gene encoding tRNA cyclic N6-threonylcarbamoyladenosine(37) synthase TcdA, with product MSTEDPRFAGVARLYGLEGMQRLRDAHVAIVGIGGVGSWAAEAIARCGVGEISLFDLDDVCVSNTNRQLHALDGNVGRAKVEVMAERLRGINQDCKVQAVADFVTRETMAEYITPDIDCVIDCIDSVNAKAALIAWCKRRKIQIITTGGAGGQIDPTLIQVCDLNRTFNDPLASKVRSTLRRDYGFSRTVTRHYSVPCVFSTEQLRYPKPDGSICLQKSFVGEGVKLDCAGGFGAVMMVTATFGMVAATKAVDKIVAGMRRPSDRQKPAQAPVAN from the coding sequence ATGAGTACAGAAGATCCACGTTTCGCCGGTGTCGCGCGCTTGTATGGCCTTGAGGGCATGCAACGCCTGCGTGATGCCCATGTGGCCATCGTCGGCATCGGTGGGGTCGGTTCCTGGGCGGCGGAAGCCATTGCCCGCTGCGGGGTCGGCGAGATCTCGCTGTTCGACCTGGACGATGTTTGCGTCAGCAACACCAATCGTCAGTTGCATGCCCTGGACGGCAACGTCGGGCGGGCCAAGGTCGAGGTCATGGCCGAGCGCCTGCGGGGCATCAACCAGGACTGCAAGGTGCAGGCGGTGGCCGATTTCGTCACTCGCGAAACCATGGCCGAGTACATCACCCCGGATATCGATTGCGTGATCGACTGCATCGACAGCGTCAACGCCAAGGCGGCGCTGATCGCCTGGTGCAAGCGGCGCAAGATCCAGATCATCACCACCGGTGGCGCGGGCGGGCAGATCGACCCGACCCTGATCCAGGTTTGCGACCTGAACCGCACCTTCAATGATCCGCTGGCCTCCAAGGTGCGTTCGACGTTGCGCCGCGACTACGGTTTTTCCCGCACTGTGACCCGCCATTACAGCGTGCCTTGCGTGTTCTCGACTGAGCAACTGCGCTATCCCAAGCCCGATGGCAGCATCTGCCTGCAGAAGAGTTTTGTCGGCGAGGGGGTCAAGCTCGACTGTGCCGGCGGTTTCGGCGCGGTGATGATGGTGACGGCGACTTTCGGTATGGTCGCTGCGACCAAGGCGGTGGACAAGATCGTCGCCGGCATGCGCCGCCCTTCGGACCGGCAAAAGCCCGCTCAGGCGCCCGTAGCCAACTGA
- a CDS encoding SufE family protein gives MSLSVEAQSALEAFQQAAGWEQRARLLMQMGERLAPLSEAEKTADNLVHGCESQVWLTARKQDGHWQFAASSDARLLRGLLALLLVRVNGVAGDELEHLDLPDWFNQLGLGRQLSPSRSNGLNAVLQRMRQLATGA, from the coding sequence ATGAGCCTGTCCGTCGAAGCCCAGAGCGCACTGGAGGCCTTCCAACAGGCCGCAGGCTGGGAACAGCGCGCACGCCTGCTGATGCAAATGGGAGAACGACTGGCGCCCCTGAGCGAAGCCGAGAAAACTGCCGACAACCTGGTACACGGCTGTGAAAGCCAGGTCTGGCTCACGGCCCGCAAACAGGACGGTCACTGGCAATTTGCCGCCAGCAGCGATGCACGCTTGCTGCGAGGCCTGCTGGCACTCTTGCTGGTGCGCGTCAACGGCGTGGCCGGCGACGAACTCGAGCACCTGGACCTGCCCGACTGGTTCAATCAACTGGGGCTGGGCCGCCAGCTCTCGCCCTCGCGCAGCAACGGCCTCAATGCCGTGCTGCAGCGCATGCGTCAGTTGGCTACGGGCGCCTGA
- a CDS encoding DUF1120 domain-containing protein, with amino-acid sequence MAALAAGLALAASIFAPTVQAMGEGCEVSISQTQIDYGLFNRTTLKPQGGELPLGARSLRVNVNCAQPDAMTLFYRAVPAGAERFRFGEQGSYALRLRDALLDGEQVDLAQVAAAGQAGAAIAWLPDKGLTPVKAGNIARGRSFSARLDVSAWGDEAALGRGDAVTWNNSGLVEAGGSQRELGLQVSFAPAACTPRLANGGVVDFGRINAQQLARDSATKLQRTLALSVLCDAPTRFAFTARDNRPKAVRAPSVEVDAGALFGIGKTRAGQTLGSYVTWIDRNASGDGNALNAMHGQPGGQGWLATTAAAFLYTDGRLLGFGMPADMAAGPTAITQLSGTLGVDLYLAPASTLTLTEEAVIDGAATIEIIYL; translated from the coding sequence ATGGCTGCTCTCGCTGCGGGCCTGGCGCTGGCCGCGTCGATCTTCGCACCCACTGTCCAGGCCATGGGGGAGGGCTGCGAAGTCTCGATCAGCCAGACGCAGATCGATTACGGTCTGTTCAATCGCACAACCCTCAAACCGCAGGGCGGCGAATTGCCATTGGGTGCGCGCAGCCTTCGGGTGAACGTGAATTGCGCGCAACCTGACGCCATGACGTTGTTCTATCGCGCCGTGCCGGCCGGTGCCGAACGTTTCCGTTTTGGCGAGCAGGGGAGCTATGCCCTGCGCCTGCGTGACGCACTGCTTGATGGCGAGCAAGTCGATCTGGCGCAAGTGGCCGCGGCCGGGCAGGCTGGCGCGGCAATCGCGTGGTTACCGGACAAGGGACTGACGCCCGTCAAAGCGGGCAACATCGCCCGGGGGCGATCCTTCAGTGCGCGCCTGGACGTCAGCGCCTGGGGCGATGAGGCCGCGTTGGGTCGTGGCGATGCCGTGACCTGGAACAACAGCGGGCTAGTGGAGGCAGGCGGTTCGCAACGCGAACTTGGGTTGCAAGTAAGCTTCGCACCGGCCGCCTGCACGCCGCGCTTGGCCAATGGTGGCGTGGTCGACTTCGGTCGTATCAATGCGCAGCAGCTGGCCCGCGACAGCGCCACGAAATTACAACGAACGCTGGCATTGAGCGTCCTGTGCGACGCGCCCACCCGCTTTGCCTTCACGGCCAGGGATAACCGGCCCAAAGCTGTGCGGGCGCCTTCGGTCGAGGTCGACGCCGGCGCGCTGTTCGGCATCGGCAAGACCCGCGCCGGCCAGACGCTGGGCAGCTACGTCACCTGGATAGACCGCAACGCCAGCGGCGACGGTAACGCACTGAACGCCATGCATGGCCAACCCGGCGGCCAGGGTTGGCTGGCGACAACCGCTGCCGCGTTTCTGTACACCGATGGTCGATTGCTGGGGTTCGGCATGCCCGCCGACATGGCCGCGGGGCCAACGGCTATTACCCAATTGAGCGGCACCCTGGGCGTGGATTTGTATCTGGCCCCGGCCAGCACCCTGACGCTGACCGAAGAGGCCGTCATCGATGGCGCAGCGACGATCGAGATCATTTACCTGTAA
- a CDS encoding glycosyltransferase, translating to MSSRKFGINLVIVMAIAALFTGFWALINRPVSAPDWPEQISGFSYSPFRLGQTPQKAQYPSEDELREDLEQLSKLTDSIRIYTVEGTQAEIPRLAEEFGLRVTLGVWISPDLERNEREIQKAIELANTSRSVVRVMVGNEALFRKEITPEALIQYLDRVRAAVKVPVTTSEQWHIWKENPELAKHVDLVAAHILPYWEFIPMKDAGQFVLDRARDLKHLFPRKPLLLSEVGWPSNGRMRGGAEATQADQAIYLRTLVNKLNRQGYNYFVIEAYDQPWKVSDEGSVGAYWGVFNAARQQKFNFEGPVVAIPQWRVLAVGSVVLAMLSLTLLLIDGSALRQRGRTFLTFIAFLCGSVLVWIGYDYSQQYSTWFSLTVGFLLALGALGVFIVLLTEAHELAEAVWIHKRRREFLPVQTDTAYRPKVSVHVPCYNEPPEMVKQTLNALANLDYPDFEVLIIDNNTKDPAVWEPIKAHCEMLGERFKFFHVSPLAGFKGGALNYLIPHTAPDAEVIAVIDSDYCVDRNWLKHMVPHFADPKIAVVQSPQDYRDQNESTFKKLCYSEYKGFFHIGMVTRNDRDAIIQHGTMTMTRRSVLEELGWADWCICEDAELGLRVFEKGYSAAYAHNSYGKGLMPDTFIDFKKQRFRWAYGAIQIIKRHAASLLRGTDTELTRGQRYHFLAGWLPWVADGMNIFFTIGALLWSAAMIIVPHRVDPPLLIFAIPPLALFVFKVGKIIFLYRRAVGVNLKDAFAAALAGLALSHTIAKAVLYGFFTTSIPFFRTPKNADSHGVLVALSEAREELFIMLLLWGAAAGICLVQGMPSADVRFWVAMLLVQSLPYLAALIMALLSSLPKPVDAPAPATAG from the coding sequence ATGTCATCGCGTAAATTTGGTATCAATCTGGTGATAGTCATGGCCATTGCCGCGCTATTCACTGGGTTCTGGGCGCTGATCAACCGCCCGGTTTCCGCCCCTGACTGGCCGGAGCAGATTTCCGGCTTCTCCTATTCGCCGTTCCGTCTCGGGCAAACCCCGCAGAAGGCCCAGTACCCCAGCGAGGACGAACTGCGCGAAGACCTCGAACAGCTGAGCAAGCTGACCGACAGCATCCGGATCTACACCGTCGAAGGCACCCAGGCGGAAATCCCCCGCCTGGCCGAAGAGTTCGGCCTGCGGGTGACCCTTGGCGTGTGGATCAGCCCGGATCTGGAGCGTAATGAACGGGAAATCCAGAAAGCCATCGAACTGGCCAACACTTCGCGCAGCGTCGTGCGGGTCATGGTCGGCAACGAAGCGCTGTTCCGCAAGGAAATCACTCCCGAAGCCCTGATCCAGTACCTGGATCGGGTGCGCGCAGCGGTCAAGGTTCCGGTCACCACCAGCGAACAGTGGCACATCTGGAAGGAAAACCCGGAGCTGGCCAAGCACGTCGACCTGGTGGCGGCGCATATCCTGCCGTACTGGGAATTCATCCCGATGAAGGACGCTGGCCAGTTCGTGCTCGACCGTGCCCGCGATCTCAAACACCTGTTCCCGCGCAAACCCCTGCTGCTGTCCGAGGTCGGCTGGCCGAGCAACGGCCGCATGCGCGGTGGTGCCGAGGCCACCCAGGCCGACCAGGCCATCTACCTGCGCACCCTGGTCAACAAACTCAACCGCCAGGGCTACAACTACTTCGTCATCGAAGCCTACGACCAGCCCTGGAAAGTCAGTGACGAAGGCTCGGTGGGCGCCTACTGGGGCGTGTTCAACGCTGCCCGACAGCAGAAATTCAACTTCGAAGGCCCGGTCGTGGCCATTCCGCAATGGCGCGTGCTGGCCGTGGGTTCAGTGGTGCTGGCGATGCTTTCGCTGACGCTGCTGCTGATCGACGGCTCGGCCCTGCGCCAGCGCGGGCGGACGTTCCTGACCTTCATCGCCTTCCTGTGCGGTTCGGTACTGGTCTGGATCGGTTACGACTACAGCCAGCAATACAGCACCTGGTTCAGCCTGACCGTGGGCTTTTTGCTCGCCCTCGGTGCGCTCGGGGTGTTCATCGTACTGCTCACCGAAGCCCATGAACTGGCCGAAGCGGTGTGGATTCACAAGCGGCGCCGCGAGTTCCTGCCGGTGCAGACGGACACAGCCTACCGGCCGAAAGTCTCGGTGCACGTGCCCTGCTACAACGAGCCGCCGGAGATGGTCAAACAGACCCTCAACGCCCTGGCCAACCTCGATTACCCGGACTTCGAAGTCCTGATCATCGACAACAACACCAAGGACCCGGCCGTCTGGGAGCCGATCAAGGCGCACTGCGAGATGCTCGGCGAGCGCTTCAAGTTCTTCCACGTCTCGCCCCTGGCCGGTTTCAAGGGCGGCGCACTGAACTACCTGATTCCGCATACCGCGCCCGACGCCGAAGTGATCGCCGTGATCGACTCGGACTACTGCGTGGACCGCAACTGGCTCAAGCACATGGTGCCGCACTTCGCCGACCCGAAGATTGCCGTGGTGCAGTCGCCGCAGGATTATCGCGACCAGAACGAAAGCACCTTCAAGAAGCTCTGCTATTCAGAATACAAGGGCTTCTTCCATATCGGCATGGTCACCCGCAACGACCGTGATGCGATCATCCAGCACGGCACCATGACCATGACCCGGCGCTCGGTGCTCGAAGAGCTGGGCTGGGCCGACTGGTGCATCTGCGAAGACGCCGAACTGGGCCTGCGCGTGTTCGAGAAGGGTTACTCGGCCGCCTATGCGCACAACAGCTATGGCAAGGGCCTGATGCCCGACACCTTCATCGACTTCAAGAAGCAGCGCTTCCGCTGGGCCTATGGTGCGATCCAGATCATCAAGCGTCACGCCGCCAGCCTGCTGCGCGGCACGGACACCGAGCTGACCCGTGGCCAGCGCTATCACTTCCTCGCCGGCTGGCTGCCGTGGGTGGCCGATGGCATGAATATCTTCTTCACCATCGGCGCGCTGCTCTGGTCGGCGGCGATGATCATCGTGCCGCACCGGGTCGACCCGCCGCTGCTGATCTTCGCCATTCCGCCTTTGGCGTTGTTCGTGTTCAAGGTCGGCAAGATCATCTTCCTCTATCGCCGCGCCGTGGGGGTCAACCTCAAGGACGCCTTCGCTGCCGCGCTGGCGGGCCTGGCGTTGTCGCATACCATCGCAAAAGCAGTGCTGTACGGCTTCTTCACCACCAGCATTCCGTTCTTCCGCACTCCGAAGAACGCCGACAGCCACGGCGTACTGGTGGCCTTGTCGGAGGCGCGTGAAGAGTTGTTCATCATGCTGCTGTTGTGGGGCGCTGCCGCGGGTATTTGCCTGGTCCAGGGCATGCCGAGCGCGGACGTTCGCTTCTGGGTGGCCATGCTGCTGGTGCAGTCGCTGCCATACCTGGCGGCGCTGATCATGGCGTTGTTGTCGTCGTTGCCAAAACCTGTGGATGCGCCAGCACCTGCAACCGCTGGCTAA